The nucleotide sequence TTGGCCTCTGCTGCCCAAACTCCATTAAGACCGTCGGTGTCATGTGCCCAGGCGCCAGCGGGTCACAGATCTGTTCAGCATTTACAACCATTTTCAGTGGCACACACCAAATTCAAGCTACACAAGCAACAGAGAAGACCATGTAAAGACAAAAATTGACATTATCCTCTCCAAAACCCTAATCCTAAATGGGAACCTTAACCCCAACACGAACCACCAACCGCGCACGAATCCAACAGCACAGCCCTCAAATCCTCCAATTCGCGCCCGAATCAGACACCTCCCAGCACCAATCGAAGAAACCCCAAAAATCCGAAGCAAGTCCCAATTCGAAACAAAGGGGGTGCGAGGCAGGACCTGGTAACGCTGGATCTGAAGCAGCTGCAACCCCACGGTCGGGATACGGGGGCGAGGCAGCGGCGTCCACGCGCGGGCGCGCCGGGGAGCTGGATCTGCTGGGGAGCGGGACGGATCTGGGAGCGCGCGGTGGCCGCCGGGTCGCGCCTCGCCTTATCCCCTTTTTTATTTTTCGCCTCCGTGATGCAGCTTTGCTTATCCTTTTTTTTCCTTCACGACGAGGCGACGGAACCCGAACCCGCTACTGCTTTGCGCACGAGAGGTGAGACCCGAACTAGGAGTAGAAGCGATGCGACTGTGACGCGCTGGGTGGCGAGCGCGCTCGGGGTGCGTATTTATAGGCCTAGGCTGCGCGCCGAGGCGGTGCAAGCCGGATCCGGGCCATCGGCTAGCGGGGATCGGACGGACCAGGCAACAGATCGGCGAGTGGGCCCGCCGTGAACGGGTGGGGCACGACGTGACGTGGAGGCGGGGGGCGCTTTGACTTTCTTCGAGATGGTTTCCTGGCGGACGAGGGGTTGTTTGCTAATCTATCAATGACTGGTGGGTCAGAGAGGTGAGCTAGGTCTACATGTCATTGACGTTCTGTAGTATAGAAGAGTACGCTTGGAAGCGGCCGTCTTTTGTCGAGCACGCGGGGTCTGGGTACGGTTTGGACGCGGAGTGACTTGGTGAGGAAGGATACGTGACGCGTGGAAGCAGCTGCGTGCCCAGGTGGGTCCTCCGCTGAGGTGTAGGGCGGGAGCACGTAACGGGTTGGCTTTCGGGTCCAGGTACATCTTGAAGCTAGTATATAATAATGCATGTAACGGGCTTGGTGTTGGGCTGGGTCTCGTAGCTTCCGTAGCAGTTGTGATAGGTCCAGGTTTTCTATGAGCCAAAACTTTACTTCCAAGTTTTCAATCCGTAGCCAAAATTAGCCCGTACGGTGAGGACTTGGGCTTTATTGGGCCGTATTTGTGCTCCAGAGTTCTACTCCCCTGCCTCATCgtgccgaattttttattttttgacctattttttaaaagtttttcacaaatatgcctctaAAGATATGCTTTCAAAATCTGAACCCTTATCTCGGCGTTATCGatggtggcgccgagcttacacgtctcggcgtcaaAGGGTTTGGCGCCTAGGTCGGGGGGCCACGTCGGCATCAAAATAGAGCCGGAGGTGACATGGCAGCCAGCTCAGCGCCGTGGAtcttggcgccaagcttggcgccgtagatcttggcgccgagtttGGCGTCATAGATCCTGGCATCGAGCCGGCCTTACAGGTGAGTTcttttcctttctctcttccttcctttccttttcctctcttgctttcttctctCTCGTCCGACGCctcccgccgtcgccgccgcgccccGCCTCGGCCGCACTACGCCGCCCCACTGCCCCGGCGTCCGCGCCGCGCGCCCCCGTCCCTGCTGCGCTGCACCGGCCGGCCGACCCACCGCCTCGGCCGCCGCGGCTCGGCCCAGCGTctgtgccctgtcccggccgtgCTACGCCGTCCGGCTGCCCCACCACCCCGCCGCCGTCGCGCCCCGTCGAGGCGGCCTCCCCGTCGTGGCCGGACGACCAGCCACGGCCGCCGCGGCCATCGCCCCCTGCCCGTCCCATGGCGCTGGGCCAGGCGCTGCTACCTCTCCATCCTCCACGTCCGCCGGACGCGTAGGTCGTTCTCCACCACCCCGTCCCACGGTCCTCCACTGCGCCCGGCGCCTCCTCCTGCTCTCCATCGCGTCGTGCACTGCCTTCGTTGGACAGGTAAATTTCGTGTATATGCAATGTAGTTAGATAGTGAGGTTGAATTGTGATGTAGTAGTTAGTTTATTTATATACTTAGGATGGTAATGTGATAACCTATTAAGTTTAATTAGTTGATGATCTAGAGATTAGGTGATAACCTAGTTAGACTATTTACTTACTTAGTTAGCTATCTACTTAGTTATGATAACCTATTTAGTTTAATTAGTTGGTGATGTAGTGATAATAAGGTGATAACCTAGTTGTTGGACATGTACGGAGCTAGCTATTATGTTATTTGCAAAGCTAGCAGTTACCTAGTATGTAGTTGTTGGCACGTAATTTGGACTAAACGAAATGTGTTTGGATTTGTGTATGAAATAGATGtacaacctagtgagcatatatcatggaggcaccgtggaaagagatcgctatggatatgttgagtttattGACATGCAAAACGTGcttgtgttattcaatgagaagccttcatttagtgatttggttgcaagggctcgggaggagctacattgccatgatgatgatggcatcgcagttgagggtgtacttcacctaggtttccctcccaacatccttaggaagatgatcccaattgggtgtgcagaccagtgggagaactatgtgagatcggctatgaagtgtcAGTTCCAAAGTTTGAACGTGGTTGtgtgtcgggtgttagttgatcccatccctcatgggttttttccaccaatgggtcagcaggcacacttcgATCCTCTCGTCCCGGAACctaatatggatgtggaggttgcacctatggtttttgatgctcaatctgcccccaatgagctagttggagatgcttgtcagactcatgatgttgtggcagatcctcctcatgagatccctttgacacagaatcatccaagtgtcttatccgcatggttattgggagcttaccctctTCCTTATATCcatttttttattctttccttatttttctacttatgttgcaggagacatttctAACAATGTGGATGTGCTCTCTGTTGCTGCATAAGTGCActatggagatggattccgtggccccaatagtgttgaaattatgaatgattcggagccatatgagatggcaagggctcttgattctgatgaagaTCGCCCTATTgaagagctgacagagagtgatgttgagatgttgAGGCTATCTTTCCCGgcgccgtgatccaagagttcacgagttcagcgatcttgctcattccgatcaggcatgTGTAGAAGGATGttatgatgagctcctagaagctcctaaggccAGCCCTAATATGGTAATTGAGAAGGGTGGGATATTTAAGGACCTCCctacattgaagaggtggttgtagacatttgcagtgatacgaaagagaccttacaaggtcttgtatTCATATGAGGAGCGCTGTTACACatttgtgtgtgacaaggaacgctaccAATGGAGaatttgtgcaaggaagcaaaaggtcactagaaagtggaagatcacaaaagttgtcgggccacacaattgtgctgaccatgtgctgacactgaagcatcgacagttgacatctacccttatTGCTAAGCAGTTGATGTGAATATTATagagag is from Miscanthus floridulus cultivar M001 chromosome 7, ASM1932011v1, whole genome shotgun sequence and encodes:
- the LOC136465820 gene encoding uncharacterized protein; translated protein: MGRAGGDGRGGRGWSSGHDGEAASTGRDGGGVVGQPDGVARPGQGTDAGPSRGGRGGGSAGRCSAAGTGARGADAGAVGRRSAAEAGRGGDGGRRRTREKKAREEKERKEERKEKNSPVRPARCQDL